The nucleotide sequence ttcaaattacaaatcTAAGCTTTGTACCTGCGCGCCCGATTCACCGAACAAGCCAGAATCAGACCGAGGATTAAACCGACGACCTGTATACCCAAAACGACACCTCCCACTATCAAAATAATGCAGCAACTCTCTTTTATTTTGTCGTaaatcatcgtataacatccgtTGTCGTAAACCAAACTCTTATTGGGTTCCTTACCGatctatcaacaaaaaaaaattattgcgtcttaaatagaaaaaaaaaaacgtcgaattttcttaCAGGGATGTCGCGGACGGCGCCCTGGCATTCCGTAGGGGCGATACCGGTTCGACAACAAGATTCGGGAACGTTGTAAGTTGTTATATCAGAAGAAACTCCCATTATGAACTCCTTACCTCTCACCCAGTCCATTGGTCTTTCAGCGCCGCAACAGTGCAACTAAAATCCGcaaattcaaaacaaactttcTTATATCCCCGGTATAGGTTTAGGATCGTTACGAAAACACGTTTTAGCGTTTTCGTGATAGTGGAATCCATTAATCGAAGTCGTAAATTTTACGAATAATTGGATTCGTTGATTTCCAGATTTATGCGTTAATcacgaaattttatttgtggaGGGGATAATTTTTAGGAAACGGTGGTTTAGTTGGAGAGGGGGAAGACGTACAATAAGAAAAAAGTCAGAAATAtcatttgtttattgaatttttactttatattcgAATTAGGAACTGCTTCTTGATGTAAACTGGAGAACGGATCCATTTTCTGGTCTCCAGTTATCCTAAATCACCTTCCTCGAAAGGAAACCACATAGGAGCGTCGCTTGTTGATTCCTGGTGGATCTCCAGTTATCCTGGATCTTCATACTCCAAAGGAATTCACATAGGAGCGTCGCTTATTGATTCCTGGTGGGTCTCCAGTTATCCTGGATCTCCATCCTCCAAAGGAATTCCCATAGGAGCGTCGCTTGTTGATTCCTGGTGGATCTCCATCCTCCAAAGGAATTCACATAGGAGCGTCGCTTATTAATTCCTGATAGGTCTCCAGTTATCTCTTTCTGAGGGGTCTCTAGATATGCTGAATCTCCTTTCTCCATAAGAATAACATAGGAGCGATGTTTATTGATTCCTCCTCTACTGAATCGCTTTCTGGGTGGCCTCCAGTTATTCTCTGGGCATTAGCGCTTGCCTATGGGTCCATGGTTTGTCTAGGAGGTATGTTCTTCTTGATGAGTTCCTCGAGAGTCCTACGACCGATTTATCTCGACAAACATGGCTTCCTTCCCccaataaattcgaaatttacCAATAAAATTATCGGTAAAACTGGAAGTACTAATTTTCGACATCTTTGAcgtcgataaatggattctacgaccTCGAAAACGCTAAACCAACGTGTTTTTaatttcgtaataaaagttgtttttgacgttcattgtataaataactattgttttgatataatcttattttttaatttcttaaacaTTCTCATtatttcgagaaaaaatttaattagacAAATTCGTTATGTCCTGAAACCGGCCCTATTAGAAtcacaaaaacttgaaatattgtaaattggtttcattttcatataattaagTACGCCTTGCCCTGAATCCGGCTCtgtttgaataataaaatatacaattataataaatttgttctAATTTCAGACATCCGGGACCCAAAAACTCTTTTAAtagttcaattaatttattattctaaaCCGGACAGATTCGGATCTGTATTCACTTTTCACATTTACCTCTTCATTTgatagattattttatttttagaaatataacgTTACCTTGGTTTGTATGGTGTCGAATAACGCCTTAACGTTATCGTCTTTGTCGTATTCCTCCCCCACAGAATGTTTAACAGACGCTCTTATATGGGCCTCCAAACTATCCCGATTTATATAACCCCAAACACCAGCTGCTATTTCGGCGACAACTATTATCAGAAGCAAGCAGAAActctataaaaataatcaaatattgcAGCATTTTTACGTTTATGTGAAATCAATAAACTTTACAATTAAATCCCCATGACTATCGAGATATTTCAAATTAGTTTCTTTAGCTCCCGTACTATAAACAAGTTTTTAGGTTCCCGCCTTCATTTCTATTTATAGATATATTAGGCAATCACAAATTTTAAAGTGTGATTTCACACATATCGGAcaaaaacaagattttattaattattttgtaacaaaaaataataatttaataagcaattatttatttattcaaaacataaCTTATAATATCAATGGACCATTCCAGAACACGTGATTTTGTAAGTCGGCCATTTTGCCATTTGGAATGCTTGACTTTAAAGGTCCCCGTTTCAAATCTCTAATATTAGTCAAAAGgcaagaaattcgaaaaatcatAAGATTTTTCGtgcattttttaatacatttagaCAGATGTTTAGgatttaaaaaaggaaaaactcgCCAATGTCAACACATGCAAAGATGACgtcatatttgtataaatattaaggtcaattcataaacttgactttacGTTTCTTGTtacaaaattagaaacattgaaatgcataaATTTCATCTTTCGTTGCAATAGAAAAGAACCAATCCTTCCGTTTGCGTATGTCAAGTGATTTTGACGTATGACGTTGGAACCTCTGTTTATTGATCCCACTTTGAACCTTCtcatattctttttaatttttactattacTATTGTACACGTTATTATCTATAATATCGTCCATAAACACCagattacaaacaaaaacacgACAACAAATAGCAGTACacacgaaaaaaataataaaatttttagcttTTCGGTAGCAACTTCGAGTTTATGAATAGGGTGTAGAAttaagtcaagtttatgaatcgacCTTTACGACGGTCACTACTTTGCAGTGTTGCCAGACTTGAAGAGTTTCCTTTAATATAAAGAGATTTGAAACATAAGTAAATGAAATACTGAGGGTTTTTATCTGATTTGAATAACGTggtaaatttttaatacttgaataaagttaatttatacatgttttttttaaactaatgttctatcaagaaaaacacatgaaaaggtctaagaaaaacaatttgaaaaaaaattattttccaataactTTTCTAATTGAAATTAGTTACGTAAAGTAAAATTCCAAACGTTTTATCTACGTTACTGACGTCAGTTAGAAGAtggagttttttttatttttttgattaacaatttattacaaattatgacattttaatatttattgaactatgaaatttgaataaattctcTTTGTGTCACGAATCTAATTTAACCAGTAGATAAAAAGTCTGGCAACGCCGCTATTTTGATTCGCATTACTAGATCCGTTACATTTCGTGCGAAGTTGATCAGATTAACTGAATAGAGAGATAATGTAGAGACATACTTCTATTGGctaaaaaagtgttgaaattatgattttttaaacaaaataaaaaaatattattgaaaaaatcaattttttttttaccaaaaacatTTACTTTCGCATATCCCAAAATCTAAAAAACAATagttaattatcaaaattttttagtcgtatacgaggtttgtcgaaagatataatttaattttaaaaattgttattaaatatactgataacaaataaaaaatgcgttttatattatttttttctatttttattatctaaatattGAGTCTATAGcatatttatgtattttcaaGTTCTgatcaactttttcaaataaaaacaattttttaacgaaCCTCGTATATGACTgatgaaatttgataaataacgATTCAATTTAGATTTCAGAACAAGCAGAAATGATCGAAATCGTTTTTTCTTCGTATCTTTTTTTGATAATctttttttctggaaatattACTAATTCCCCCACTGATACATTtctgtcaaattttcaaaaattcgtcaaataatacgaaaatgaattttaaaggAATAAATTTACGTAGAGCCCTGTAGAGTTTAACGAATTGTCTAAATCAGTTGTTTCCGTTTTAAAAATGGCCGCTGTAAAGTAAACAACAGCTTTTACCATaagttttcatgaaattatttgttgaattttagaTCTTATAGAAGATTTGGTACTTTTAAGATTTCCGAATAAATCTATTATTACCCAaccattcttcttttttaataatacgaCTTATATAACCTAACTGTCACTAATGGCCACTGACATACCAAATGTCGATAATtcgataatttaaaatatgttttgaaatatttaatatcaaaaaattggtttgaaaaaatttgaaatatcatcgaaaatgtggattaaaaaaatattattagcgACTTACAGCAACCAAAGCTTTTCTAGCTTCCTGACCTGCACCAAATATTCCCAAAAGAGATACAATTAACAAGATAATCGATGCTAAGAGTATGATAACGGTCGTTATCAGATAATCTCTCGATTCTTGAGTGAAATGAAGAGGAATTGTAGGATCAACAAACATCCATATTGATACTCCAATTCCACCGAGAGAAACAAgctagaaagaaaaaaatcacgacttttttttttcattatataaaagcaattgataataattatgttatCAGGTACGCGAATAATATACACTGCCCGTCAAAAGTTTTTACCCACCCCATAAACTTCTTCCATCGAATGTTGTTCATCACGCAAACTACAgtgtgggcaaaaacttttgaatagTAGTGTACATATTTCGTGGATACAAATTTCCAAGGACATtaatttccaatataaaatttaatttattcttgTACACCTAATAGATAAACAGTCGTTTTTTTAGAGGTTAAATTATTTGATCTTGCAGAATATCTCAatatagaatgaaataaaattatctttaatTGAACCTGATATACGatgtcaattaataaaaatatttttatatttcgtaACAAAAATGAGTTATAcaactgaaatatttataaaattgaagttaAACATTATTTAGTTTCGATCAagttaagaaattaatttaaaatctgTAAGTTACTAAGTACAACTGATATGAATATTAAATGCTCATAATAAACAATAACGTAGGCGGTAAAAATCATAAGcgtatttatagaaatatgatTTGTTTATAACGAAAACCGGATATTGcacaataaaatcaaacttttttattaatttaaacaaaatataagatAACGAGAATCAAAATTATCGATTGAGCATTAGGGCACTTGTGTAAATAAATAGCAAAATGGCTTCTAAACTAGCATATCCTTACCAAAAAGAGAACGTTGAgtagtatgaagaagaatttcaTTACAGTATAACCAGCACCcatgttttttatgttaataaataacaattttttacaattcgTAGCACGATATAAACAAATCACATCAAATACGCGCGTAACTCGATCTCATATGCTACTTTTTGGTAAATGAACTACGATTTGGAGGGGGTAAATTATGTCGATTCCACTAAATTTGTGATATATTCGGAAATAGCCGAACGCGATTTctgtttaaatttataatttattttacgtACATTAACTATATTAATTCAtctattgttaaaataattaacaaaaatttatttttaaatataaaattataaaaagcaTATCTcatcaatattaaattaagaTATGTTCgtacaaaataaaatgtaatttgttCGGAAATAGATCGGATAAAAGATGCGAACAGTGTTGACTTGTGTTGTACGATGCGGTATTGATAGCATGATGTGATTTTTGTAATAAGGACTTTTCATAAACGGTGATCTAAATACTAACTCGGATCACGTTCATTGCTATTCGTAAAATTATCGAGTGAATCGGGTCGTAATCATATATTATCATCCTTTCCACTCCGATAGATCTGTGATAAATACAATCAGATAACAAATGGTTTTTTTGTCTATGGtttattgaatttcaattatatattccTTACAAATGGCTTTTTCGGCGTAAAGatagatttaaatttaaatgcagAATCCGtatatataattcattatacaaataaataaatataatacgaGAATTAACGCACTAAAAATGGatcaaaataatgtttcaaaTCTGTGAGCTAAATCACGTTTCAAGTTAGGATCAGCAATCATCTGATAGGTGATTTATCTGAGCACGGTTTATAGTTTTCATGTGGTATATTAAAACTATTCtgttttttgaaatgaatttatttcttttacacTTAATTAGTATacctaaattataatttgatattgtaTGGTTGAAactatacatttttataataaagttaaAGGAAGCTTGGCAACAGTACATTAAAGAAAAGGAAATGACATAAAGTTTAGATACGCATGTTCACCAAAGGACGCTTTCTGTCATTTTAGTTTCATTTATCTCTTTTTAATACATTGAAAACAGAGTGGGAAAGactattttgtttaattaattatgtataaaaaaaagttttaggaaaacaaaatggcaaagcattatttttgtaaatttaaaattttaaaaaaaattcatatcgtTTGTTTTCCTACATTGATTTAAGTCGAATAAGTGGTAATTAacgttttatattgtttattcatTGTTTTACAAGGTGTAATTGTTATgtcattgtttatttatttttttttagaaacgagtataaaattttgatttaattttatagaaaaaatggaagagGAATTCGATTGTAAGTCCGCAATAGGAcagttgattcaaaatttacaaaaattgtacaaaaaaccTCAAATAGACCATCAACTAAGCACAGTAAGATAAAATGcgttaattaatattttattcaaaacgaTAAGTTTTTAGGCACTAGAAGCGTTTCAAGAAAAGGTCACTCGACAACAAGCTTATTTAAACAATggtattttcaatatcaatttcgCCGAAGCCGCTATTTTTCTACAAAGCTGTACAGAATTATATGGGAAAAAAGTTGATATGCTCTGGGATGAATTATTAGAGTTCCATACGAGACTTATCGAATACGATTGCGAACACGATAAAGAAAGTGGAAAACAATTAGATCAAAACGTGATAGATAAATTAGAAGAAAGGAGAAATCGTTacaagagaaaaaagaaatttaaattggCTTTGGACCAGGATAACAAGAAGAATTTTGAGGATTTTTTATTCGAAGGAGTACAACAAACAGAAGAAATCGTAGAATCTAACGAAGTAAATAACGATTGTCTCCAATCATGGAGAGATATAGAACACAAAAGTTCCTTAATCACAAGGATTCCCAAGGCAGTTTATAAACAACAGCTACTGAAATACAGGATTAAAAACTATCGTATAATGA is from Diorhabda sublineata isolate icDioSubl1.1 chromosome 1, icDioSubl1.1, whole genome shotgun sequence and encodes:
- the LOC130448443 gene encoding CD151 antigen-like, whose amino-acid sequence is MGAGYTVMKFFFILLNVLFLLVSLGGIGVSIWMFVDPTIPLHFTQESRDYLITTVIILLASIILLIVSLLGIFGAGQEARKALVASFCLLLIIVVAEIAAGVWGYINRDSLEAHIRASVKHSVGEEYDKDDNVKALFDTIQTKLHCCGAERPMDWVRGKEFIMGVSSDITTYNVPESCCRTGIAPTECQGAVRDIPIGKEPNKSLVYDNGCYTMIYDKIKESCCIILIVGGVVLGIQVVGLILGLILACSVNRARRYKA